AGAGATAAAAGAAATGTTATTCGTCAAGCTaaaatctttctttccttgacATGCAGCAAAACGTAAAGTCCAGGCATCTGATTGCTCATCTGAGGAGTATTATCACTCATCTGAGGAGTCTGATCACAAAAGGATTAGAAGGATTTCCGAAATATCTGAGAATCTCTCAGAAAAAGCAACAGCCAACTTGTGCAGCACTTCTGCTTGGGATATAAAACCTGATATGGGATCTTTGAGTTTTGATCACTGGGGTTTGGAGGGAAATGGTACAGCAACCAACTTGGAAATAACTTCTGGTGGGGACTGTGTATCCTTATCCGCTGTTAGCAGTGGCAGTATAGAAGCCACAAAGGAACCTGTCCATAAACCAACAGAAATCCTTGAAATGATGATCACGGCGAAAGTTCGGCTGGTTAGGTGTCCCGGGTGCAGGCAGGTGTTGCCGGAGTCCACTGACTTCCCTGTTTACCAGTGTGGTGGTTGCGGAGCTATTCTTCAGGGTAaagttcctttctttcttttttgcattttgcTTTGCGCTCACCGAGTCAACTTGAGTCTTGTTTGGTTAATGGGAATACTGTGGACGGCAATATGGAGATGGATGGTTCGCAATTTGCTAAAGAGTCGAGGCATTGCGTTAGATGCGTTTGGTTGGAACTTTGATGTTGTTCCGCAGTATAATGATTCTTAATTTGGGGATTATCAATTCTGTCTTAACAAACTACAGTATTGTGTCTCGGTTTCAAAATAACGTCTTTGTCCATACTCACTCATCATATCATAAGGATTTTTTGCTTACGGTCGGACAGAGAGCTTCCCGTGGTTGATTTGATTGTTAAAAGGTGGAGAACGAGAGAAGAATAGACATTTCACTTCAAATGGTAAATGAAGCCGATTTGTAGAAGGCTAGAGAGGTTTAGTGGACATAAGTAAGTACCTGATTGAACTGAAAACCTTGGTACTTGTCATTTCTGCTGCAGTTGGAAAATTGGGAACTCTGATATATGTGGAAACTATAAGCACGGTAAGTTGACTAtgtttaaagataaaagaaatgtTATTCGTCAAGCTAAAATCTTTCTTTCCTCGACATGCAGCAAAACGTAAAGTCCAGGCATCTGATTGTTCATCTGAGGAGTCTTATCACTCATCTGAGGAGTCTGATCACAAAAGGATTAGAAGGATTTCCAAAATATCTGAGAATCTCTCAGAAAAAGCAACAGCCAACTTGTGCAGCACTTCTGCTTGGGATATAAAACCTGATGTGGGATCTTTGAGTTTTGATCGCAGGGGTTTGGAGGGAAATGGTACAGCAACCTACTTGGAAATACTTTCTGTTGGGGACTGTGTATCCTTATCCGCTGTTAGCAGTGGCAGTATAGAAGCCACAAAGGAACCTGTCCATAAACCAACAGAAATCCTTGAAATGACGATCACGGCGAAAGTTAGGCTGGTTAGTCGTCCCAGGTGCAAGACTCTGTTGCCGGAGTCTGCTGACTTCCCTATTTACCAGTGTGGTGGTTGCGGAGCTATTCTTCAGTGTGaagttcctttctttcttttttgcattttgcTTTGTGCTTGCCGAGTCAACTTGAGTCTTGTTTGGTTAATGGGAATACTGTAGACGGCAATATGGAGATGGATGGTTCGCGATTTGCTAAAGAGTTGAGGCATTGCGTTAGATGTGTTTGGTTGGAACTTTGATGTTGTTCCGCAGTATAATGATTCTTAATTTGGGGATTATCAATTCTGCCTTAACAAACTACGGTATCGTGTCTCGGTTTCAAAATAACGTCTTTGTCCATGCTCGCTCATCATTTCATAAGAATTTTTTGCTTACGGTCGGACAGAGAGCTTCCCGTGGTTGATTTGATTGTTAAAAGGTGGAGAACGAGAGAAGAGTAGACATTTCACTTCAAATGGTAAACGAAGCCGATTTTAGAAGGCTAGAGAGGTTTAGTGGACATAAGTAAGTACCTGATTGAACTGAAAACCTCGGTACTTGTCATTTCTGCTGCAGTCGGAAAATTTGGAACTCTGATGTATGCGGAAACTATAAGCAGGGTAAGTTGACTATGTTTAGAGATAAAAGAAATGTTATTCGTCAAGTTAAAATCTCTCTTTCCTCAACATGCAGCAAAACGTAAAGTCCAGGCATCTGATTGCTTATCTGAGGAGTCTGATCACAAAAGGATTAGAGGGATTTCCAAAATATCTGAGAATCTCTCAGAAAAAGCAACAGCCAACTTGTGCAGCACTTCTGCTTGGGATATAAAACCTGATGTGGGATCTTTGAGTTTTGATCGCAGCAGTTTGGAGGGAAATGGTACAGCAACCAACTTGGAAATAACTTATGGTGGGGACTGTGTATCCTTATCCGCTGTTAGTAGTGGCAGTATAGAAGCCACAAAGGAACCTGTCCATAAATCAACACAAATCCCTGAAATGACGATGCTGCATTTCGATGGCGTAACATCATCAACCTCCATGTCATCTGGATATGACTATGATGTCTTCCTGAGTTTTAGAGGACCTGATACTCGCTCAGGCATTACAAATTTCCTCTATACCACGTTGTTAGGTGCTAAAATTCACACATTTAAGGATGCTGAAGAGCTCCGAGTTGGAGAGGAGTTTGGTCCCGAGTTGCTCGAAGCTATCAGGCAATCAAAAATTGCAATTCCCATCTTTTCCAAGGGCTACGCCTCTAGTAAATGGTGTCTAAATGAGTTGGTCCAAATGGTACAGTGTAGTAAAAAAAGCAGACAGAAGATTatgcccattttttatgatgttaCTCCAGCAGAGGTTCGTCATCAAATTGGATCTTATGAAGAAGCCTTTCTTTTGCATGAGAAGAACTTCGGTGTAATAATCAGTGAGTGGAAAGCTGCTCTCAACCATGTTGCGCATCTAAAAGGATGGGACAATTTGAAGAACGATAGGTATGTCATTTTCTAGGTTATCATTTGGGCATGGTGTTTCCATATTATTACCTTGTTCTTCtaattatgtttttccttttctttccataatATTAGAGGTGAAGGAGAACTGGTAGACAAGATTGTCCAGGAGATTATAGAGGAGTTGAAAACGCCTAATCTATTGGGGGCAGACTGCTTGGTCGGAGTTGAACATCATGTGAACAAAATTGATAGAATGCTGTGTGGTGATTCAGAGGATTTAAAAATTCTCGGAATCTATGGTATGGGAGGTGTAGGGAAGACTACTCTTGCCAAAATCATCTACAGCCGGTTGTCAAATCATTTTGAAGCTTGTTGCTTTCTTTCTGGTGTCAAAGAAACTTCCCAGCTAAAAGGCGTCGAGTGTTTGCAGAATCAGCTACTCTCTGATATCCTGAAAAGAGACTGGCCGAACATTAGTAATGTTGAATATGGAATCAAGACAATAAATGACACGTTGCGTGGCAAAAAGGTTTTGGTTCtacttgatgatgttgatgaaaGGATTCATCTGAATGCACTTATGGGAAGGCCAGTGTGGTTCGGAAAAGGAAGTATATTAATTATCACCAGTAGAAACATGGAAGTATTCAATGTCCCTGAGGTTTGTTGTACATATGAGCTTACTGGAATGGACTTTAGtcaatctcttcaacttttttgCAAACATGCTTTTAGAAGAGATCATCCTTTGGAAGGATATGCTACTCTCTCCAATGAAGTGGTAAAAATGACAGGAGGTCTTCCTCTTGCTCTTGAGGTTATAGGTTTACAACTATTTGGTAAAAGCACAGATTTTTGGGATGTTACAttacagaaattggaaaagGTTCCTCATAGGGAAGTTCAGAGCAAGTTGAAAGTAAGTTACGATGCTTTGGATTATCGGCAAaagaagatttttcttgatatagcCTGTTCCTATATTGGATGTGATAAAGGGACTGTGCTTCAAAAGTGGACTTCTGATCTCTTCCCAGGTGAAGCTCTTCAAGTACTTCAGCAGAGGTCTTTGATAAAAATTGGAGAAGACAATAAGCTATGGATGCATCCTCAGCTAAGAGACCTCGGTAGAGATATTGTTTGCCAAAAACATAACAAGGAATTATAGGATAGACCGGTTAAAGGAGTCATGAGGAAGCTTCCGACATTGTGATGAGAAAGAACGGACCTCTTTTGCTTTAAACCCCAGCGTCCGCCTAGTCTTCCTTGAGTTTGTCATGGTTACATGTCAAACATCTTCAGATGTTTCAAACTTGACAGAACTTCAGGCTGACTCTTCTGCCAAAACAGAGATTAAAGGCCATGAAGGTTTAAAGAACTTGAGGAGTCTAAAAGTGAAAGAAGTTGAATTGCTTGAGAAGTTACCTGACCCGAGTCACCTGAAGAAGCTACGAAAGCTTGATCAGAGGAACCGCACCAAACTAGTCTAACTGCAGGGCAGATTGGAATCCCTGGAACAACTGTGCATCTTTGCCTGCAAATCCTTGGAGAAGTTACCAGATGTATCAACAACGAAGCATTTGAAGGAAATGAACATTCTTTAATGCGAGAAAATAAATGTATTGGCCACCCTTGAATAAAATTGCCCAAATGCATCATTTAGCTGTTGGTTGCATAACACTTGTATTTGACAATGATCCTCCAGAGAATCCATTggcgattggaagagatgctACTAGTGGATGTTTCAGTTGAGGAAGAACATTTATTTGACACTGCTGAGGATATTGCGAGTGGAAGCTCTCTCTCATATTGGAACCTTGTCCTCCTATTCTCTTGTTAAGCAGAGACAGGGTACAACTACAAGTACTGCAGACACTGTCAGGTGGTGGGCAACGACAAGGAAATTGTTGGACAGCATAAGTACCAAATCTTGTTTAAGAGTCGTATGCCAGAGTAAAACGGAGGTCCTGGACATGCTGAAAGGATGATATGTAAGATCGTAGGTGTGAGTGACTGATGTTCCATTTtagtttcttgaaaaattatggaCTTGGAggatcaaaaagcaaaaaataatagCTCTCTCAAGTGCAAAGACACAGTTTAGAGGAATGGCAAAGGGACTGTGCGCACTCCTATGGCTTCAGAAACTGATGACAGAACTCAGTCACTCACACGATCACATCAAACATATTGAGGTGGATTGTCACTTTATTAAGCAGAACTTGGATTCCAGGGTGATTCAGTTTCCATTCATGAAATCCGAAGACCAACTAGTAGATATATTGATCAAGGCTTACAGCACACTAGACAAGTTGAGCATGCAAGATATCTACGCGCCACTTAAGGGAAGTATTGGCACGAGTTCGAATCCCCTAATTTGTAGgggattttattttccttctaatTTGTAGAGGATTCTATTTTCCTAATCTATAGAGACTTGATTTGTAGAAGAAATCCGTCTGATTGTGTATATATAAGTCTGTATATACTTGATGattaaggagaaaaaagaaaattaaaaagagggtCAGGGAGGCTTACCCGAGGATGTAGGCACATTGCCAAACTTgttaggctacgtttggtcgtccggatttataatcgggataggattggataggataggatatgaaatccttggatttttttatatcccgtccagtgtttggtgaatcgcagtattaaagtcggatatgttcacatcatgtacattttttttatataaatgaaatatcattataaatgaacctaaatcttcataaatgaagacggtgaaaatatctcgtgacactattctttaatttatttattatttattttatttttcctctttttatattattttcattattatttctttttttccctttcatcattctttaataaaaaattatcaaatagtaaactgtactaacatatttaaaatacaaaaatacctaaaatatataataaatataaatatttaatttatagattgattgtttattataaaatagaattaaaattgaatatagaaattaaaataagattaattaaaaataaatttatattttataattttattttattaaattagaattcaaatattatttatattgaaatataatttcaattttgttaatttaataagtttgttattcaagaaaaataactttcctattatggacattagaaatcctatccacctttatcccacctcccccatgggataattttatcctatctatatcccccttatatccgattttatcctATCCCGAGtgagcaccaaacgtaggatatgataaattatatcctatcatgaattttatcctgactgccaaacgcagccttagttcttgtgtttttctcctcttcttcttaaTCTACGTTTAGATTGTTAACATAATTACCCTAGATTTCTCTAGCAAATGGATCACTTCTCAACAGTTATTCAACTGAGAAAGCTAGCCTTCAACTAGAACGAGGATCGCTTGAGATCATCCTCTCTACCCAACCACCTAGCCACCGCCACAGTCGTGATGGTCAGCCACCATCCTAACCGATAGAAAGTCACCATCCACCACTTCCGGGCCACTGTCGCCCTCTTTTACCCAGTGAGTGATTGCAGCTTGAAGATAAGGTCGTTGTCTAAGAAGGATTGCGGACCTTGAAAATGAACGCTCTGGAAACGTCGAGAACAAAGATCGAGGCCAGCGAAAGAGAATCGGGCGAGCGCCAGGCATTTTGGGCACTTTGATCAGGAAACAGGGGAGAACAGAGGCGTAGTCAGCGAGGCTCGGAAGTGGCTGACAGCATCGCTTGACGGTGGCCACGACCATAATTAATAGCCTGAATCGACGAAGATGTtctgcaaaagagagaaatcaGTCAGGATACTGTCTAGGAACTTTCCACGATTCGAAAATTACGTTCTGTCATGGCGATTCTCGGTCAACGCTCGGAGACGAGCAGCCAACGACTTCCGGAAGTGTGGTCGGTGGAGATCGGACCTGGTAGTGGAGAATCGGTCACAAGCTACGGACGTCCGCCCACGGGGAAGAAAGTGTGTAACGAACTGACTCTGCTATTCACGTCCAGCTTAGCGTCGTGGGAGCTTTGGTCGAGCTCTTTCGCTTCGCTCGTCTCAATCCGTTATCCTTGGTTTCGTGCTGATGTAAAGCAATCTGAATTGGTC
This genomic stretch from Eucalyptus grandis isolate ANBG69807.140 chromosome 3, ASM1654582v1, whole genome shotgun sequence harbors:
- the LOC108958164 gene encoding disease resistance protein RUN1-like, encoding MGSLSFDHWGLEGNGTATNLEITSGGDCVSLSAVSSGSIEATKEPVHKPTEILEMMITAKVRLVRCPGCRQVLPESTDFPVYQCGGCGAILQAKRKVQASDCSSEESYHSSEESDHKRIRRISKISENLSEKATANLCSTSAWDIKPDVGSLSFDRRGLEGNGTATYLEILSVGDCVSLSAVSSGSIEATKEPVHKPTEILEMTITAKVRLVSRPRCKTLLPESADFPIYQCGGCGAILQSKRKVQASDCLSEESDHKRIRGISKISENLSEKATANLCSTSAWDIKPDVGSLSFDRSSLEGNGTATNLEITYGGDCVSLSAVSSGSIEATKEPVHKSTQIPEMTMLHFDGVTSSTSMSSGYDYDVFLSFRGPDTRSGITNFLYTTLLGAKIHTFKDAEELRVGEEFGPELLEAIRQSKIAIPIFSKGYASSKWCLNELVQMVQCSKKSRQKIMPIFYDVTPAEVRHQIGSYEEAFLLHEKNFGVIISEWKAALNHVAHLKGWDNLKNDRGEGELVDKIVQEIIEELKTPNLLGADCLVGVEHHVNKIDRMLCGDSEDLKILGIYGMGGVGKTTLAKIIYSRLSNHFEACCFLSGVKETSQLKGVECLQNQLLSDILKRDWPNISNVEYGIKTINDTLRGKKVLVLLDDVDERIHLNALMGRPVWFGKGSILIITSRNMEVFNVPEVCCTYELTGMDFSQSLQLFCKHAFRRDHPLEGYATLSNEVVKMTGGLPLALEVIGLQLFGKSTDFWDVTLQKLEKVPHREVQSKLKVSYDALDYRQKKIFLDIACSYIGCDKGTVLQKWTSDLFPGEALQVLQQRSLIKIGEDNKLWMHPQLRDLGRDIVCQKHNKEL